The Anticarsia gemmatalis isolate Benzon Research Colony breed Stoneville strain chromosome 18, ilAntGemm2 primary, whole genome shotgun sequence DNA window TATTATATTAGGGCGACATATTTCTTGGTAaatgtagattttattacatttcgaAGCAGTAGGTACGTTTATCCTATTCATATTCAGTAGTTCAAGTAAGTAGTGTTAAATAAACATATCGTTTCAAATACAATAACACAGTAAGCGTAACATTAATGCGACGGATCGATCATGTAAATACTGTCGCTTTTATAATTGAATCGCTTGTTTGTGCAAACCTATGCATTTCATATTAGAGTCTGCTATTTGTGCATTTCACTGAAACTTTTTGTTTACGAACTGATACATTGGACTTTTGTTTTTGCTCGGTTGCTTAGCACTTGAAATAATAGGACTAAAATAAACCACGCCTACTGTGgctaatattgttttaaaaatattgtaaacatggataaaagtaaatgttttttttttttttcaatattttttacagtttttattaacttctGTTATTGATAGAATTCGGTTTAAAACTAGGATAGCCAACacactaaacaaataaaaacgaatTCACTGTTTTACAAtgatgacaagatgtatggatgcgaatgaggcaagggaagtttgtaaggaccgtatcaagtggcgttctttgctcTACTCCTATGGAAAAAAACGTTAAAGTTACTCACCACTACATCTCTTACAGCTGGCTCGTTTCTTAGGCGTCTCGAACACTTCGTCTTCTAAACTGAACTCGCTGTCAGACCTGCCTCTGTTCTCTCTCTTTATGAACTCTGCCTTGATCTTACTTCTCATGAACTTGGCGTATGCCACCCGCGTTGTTGGCGATACGATTGAAAGTTGCGGGTTGTATTCTGCGAAACAATTTGTTGGTTAGTTATGGAGTTAAATACTACTAACGAAAAGTAcaacctttaaaataaactagctaTGTACTATCGAAGATGTTGCcttaaagatattaataaatattcgttGGTTTAACACTATCCTTGATTGGTATTTGATCTACATTTTGAAAGAAAACCTTTTATTGCATGTTAAGTTTCTAAGTGTTTGTGAATTATATGTAGAGCAGTTATGAACATCGTACAAACAGTGTCATAGCGTTCCGTAATGGAGACTGGCTGACCAAGCATTTTGATTTCATGCATGTATTTCCCTGGATCCGCCAAAGTATTATTTCTTCTATATTTTAGCAATATAATTTGGATAAAGTTTAAGTACATCCATTTGAATACcataatagttatattttggGACATGATATAGTATATCTTACCCAACAACTTCTGTGGATCAATAGTCCTAGTTGAGATGTTCTCTAAGATGTGAGCTCGTAGCGACTGTCGGCTGCGTCTCGTCTCCGCCGCTTCTGATGTTCCTATAGGGTCCCTCCGCACTGTGTTGGTACGGACTAACGCGTTCCAGTCGCGTTTCTTActgaaatgttataatttatattagttgaatcgctttcttaaacaatTAGTTTGATTTTTGTACGATTAATAGTGCATTAAATTGTGAAGTATTACtagttaataaacaatatcCGTTCTTTATGAGATATTCGACTAATATCTAGAACTAATAATGAAGGATATTGCTAAGATCCAAAGTATATCACTGATAAGATCCTTAACTCTTTTGTCCATATTGTTACTACTTCTAAattgaatgtattatttgtcCGAAGCGCACTCATTTCTAAATGTAGGCTATATTCGGTCTCCGCCAAGCCAACAAAAACAGAGATGAAATGGTGGAAGTCTTATtaataaggtaataaaataacatcatcTTTAAGGGCTAATCACAGTATATTTACTACAAGGTAATTCACAAAAATTACCCATAATGTTGGGATTTCCGTAAAAGACTGTGttgtatttattcaaataaatttattgactAGCCGCTTTAGTTATTTGTACCGAGGGATTACCTTGGTTTGAAGATATAGCCGGAGTGAAAAAATGTTCGgggattttattgtataaagaaCTTAGGtcaaggtttttatttaattcaaaatgttaattttaaagctTTGATTATTTTGGATGCTTTTTCACTTCAAGTGTGTAGATTTATTtgtggttaattttatttttataagtaggCGGGCCGCGTCGAACCCCGAAAGATGGGCATGGATTAGCACTCAATCGGTGCCTACAAAGGCCGTCGGAGCAGACCCAAGAAGTGCTGGCAAGACGTTCAGatgcttttaatattaattggacacgcATAACAGGAAATAGGAGTGGaaaaaatgggggaggcctttgacCAGTCGTGGGACAGtaaaagctaaaaataataattataatttgttcagATAACTAACCTGTCAGTACTGCCTCTCCTAACAATAGCCTTAGCTATTTGACTGAACACATCCTTGGGCTTGCTCTCCTTAGATATCACGTCTTTTATAATACCCTCTACTATTCCAATGTGGAAGTCTTTTAATATTCGCCTCTCCATTACTTTGCCTTTTTTACCGGCGACtgtaagaaaattataaaattatatacacaTACAACGCTTATACGACACATATACGACGTGTTTTGCCATAAACAGTATTAGTCGCATGTAATAGGGGCTATCTTCTGGGCACGGTAACAAACTCCGGTCTACTATTGAGaaacaatttaatgtaaattacaAATTACCAATAGCAATTTGCCCAACCCGGGAAacgaacccaagacctcgtgACAGCAGTTTACTgaagcacgattctctacagttggtaataataggtatatatcaagaatttgacatttaaaatttatcaaaaatttgTTCTTATGACACCGGTAAGCGCGATTCGATCgttatcgaaagtttgacatttagaatgtactgccaaaatagttcctacgacgcccgtcagaggcgctgatcagattttcacacaaaatttctcgatgacatgccggttgccggtagtcgatagtagtagagaatcgagctacgggtattcatacaaaatttctcgatagctagccggttgtcaatagtcgaacGTAGTTAGTTTGCGAATTGCCCCTTATCTGAAAAGAAAATTCTAAACTACTCACTAGTAGCATCTTGCATAGTAATCCTTGGTGTCTTCATGCCATTATTGTGCAGTATATCAATGAGCTCGTATCGTAGCGTGGAGATGTCTTGTCTGATCTCCATGACGTCATCCTCGGTGACGCCGACCTCGTCGCGAGCCCTCTGTTCCGCGGTGACGTACCGACGAACTAACACGCGCATTACCGCTTCGTGCTCTTGACGGGCTTTTTCACGGGATTTGTTCTGTGagacattatgttatttatttttcgtacagtttttttccaattttaaagtttaatcaaTTCGCAGGCCATTAACTCAAAGACAAATTGCACTTAtgatacaattaataaatttaccactagctcggaaatgGGTCTTTGCTCCGATCACTCACACACAGCATTGTTGAAATAATATCAACTGTTGTTTTAATAGAACTATGCCTTATACCCTAATATCATCCTATAAGTTTGCATGTTTTTATTTGGTAACTAATCATAATAAGCAACATTTAGGAGAAGCTGGTGTAATGATTAACTGGGAAAACTGACTATACTCTTTGCATTTTTTAGGCTAATTTATTTGgagttaaaatatataatgtgaAATGTGGGTATGTTAGTGTTGACGAGGGTTTTATTAGtcattagtataaataatttgcTTTCGGACAGTCAGAAATACTGTAATAAATGATTACTTACGATGATAGAGCCACGATCTCTATTAACAAAGCACTGTTTGATCCAGCCGGTGACGTGTTTTGGTGTAGGGATGATGTTGAAGGGAGGCGGCACTGTGTCACCGTCTTCAAAGTAAGACATCCACAGATTGCTGCGGGCAAACTTCCATTCGGTGTCTGATCTttcctgtaataaaaaaatatgaataatccTTTTCTGTGTTGTAGACGACAGTACTGACAAAAAAATGCCTGcaaacatcatcatcattatgccggcaagaaattatttttgatataagtTTGGTGAATGATGTTTATTGGTATGTGACTACGTATGTTTTTTCTAAGTCACAATATACAAGGTTAATTTTAAACTGCTATGACAttctctataaaataaaacaaagcaaattGACCATATGAGTTCGAATCAAACTGTGATCTTGAATTTTATTATGAGCCTAAACGTTTGTTTCAATGACAAGTTAATTCACTACGGCTGAATCTTCTGAAAATCAGGTAACAAAGGTTATACAAACAATCAAAAGTAAGCTTTAAATGCCTTACCGAGATGATTTGGTAGGAGTTAGACATCATAGCAATAAGCATGTTCAGCAGCACGATGATATTGATCACGGAGTATGATCCGAAGGTGAGGAGTGCCCAGAATCTGGTGAAACTCTTGATGCCGGTCAGTTCAAACGTCGTCAAGTCTACTAGACCGAAGGACGCCCAGAAAAGTGATTGAGATGTTTCGAATAAGCTGcaagaaaaataacataagaGATGAATTAATTCTTTAATGGCGATTTTGATATCGAAGTAGATATATGATTAATCCAAAAAGGAACAATCTTTGTAAGCCAAGATCATTGATAtaaccaaaatattataatatatgtaagtataaataaataaataaaatatattacttagcATATCGCCTCCATATAGTACAAGCTCGTTCTTGCCCGTCGAAGTCCGGAAAACCGTTTGGAAGGtgataacatttgtttttctcCAGTTCAGCGTAATACCACATCAATTGATTTAAACCTGGAAGTTTGATGAAAGCTGATACATTGTGCGCAACGCAAGCCAGAAGACAGGGTAAAGAAACTGCTTCTTGTGGTCTTGATTCCTTCATGATAACGAGGATGACAATATAAAATACGATACTGATATACTAAAGCgagtcccagttgtcccctatAACACTGTCCCCCGgagtgacaactgggaatacaAGTAGGAACAAAATTCCAGGAACAAAATTaaaggggacaactgggaatttacCCTAAATTCAACACACCGTATGTCGCTATCTCTTTTTCACGATAGATGTTGTTTCATTTTAGCATGTCAGATTTACAAGGCTcaaatttgcatattttttcaaaactcaGAAGCTTATAAAGACttaagaacataataataaacttaccaCATCCAAAAGCAAACAACACCAGCATATAAACAAAGAAGAACTTGAGAATATCCAGTATCATTCTCCCGAGAGAGACCTGAAGGGGTCCAAGGTACGGGTTGATGGAGAAGATATGCACAAGCTTGAGGAATGAGAAGATCATGCCAGCCGCGAACGCTCCTTCGGATAGGAGCATGGGATCGTATGAGTCCCATTTCTCGCGGGGGTACCAAGGGTCCATGCCGCTGTTGTAGTCACGCTAGAAGAAAAAAAGATTGTCTTCTTGATGTAAACTTTGGtgagtattattattgtaattccTGCTCATAAATTCTctgataatttatattttgttattgtgaGTTTTAATTTTTACCAACTATGGATAGTTTATCCGAAAGATAAAGTTACAACTATAAAGAAACCCGTCGTTGTTACACTAACTGTGACTTTTTCGGAGATGATAAAATCAGAATAACTATTCagatattcattttattatgaggaaaaataaaatgtctactTAACTAGGTACGAGTACATCAAACaggattattaatattatacagagCAGAAAACAATCAAAGGACTACTAAAGTTCCGAGTACTATTTCAAATGGATTAAAGCACCTTGCTTATAATATTACGAAACTAATGACAATCttaattcatataatataatctCTACTCTACgaaattaaatacacaaaagtagaataaaaacaaatcagatTTCTAATAAAGCGATTAACTTCCCACCCACGTAAGGTACTCATAATAAACTTACTTGAACAATATACCAAGAAGAAAACCGTAGACTGATCCATGCGATGTAAAACGCATTTGTAATAAAGTCCACAATGTTCCACAAATCACTGATGTATTCTGTTATACCACCTGTCCATAATGATCTTATTTCAGCCCATATAAGACCTGTAAATAAACatacagttttatttctatataaataaaaatggccATAATGTGACCGGCAAAATTTCAGAATGGTTCGACGatacgaaaatatattatatacacgtGAGCGGATCCGGATTTTATCAGCATTGATTCCtgataagaataataattgaCAATTGTTTTCAAGGAAAATTTATTGCATTGTGATTTTACGTTATCTTCATAATAAGCTTGCTACGCGGCAGCGTCGTATTGTGATAGAATATTTTGCTGTATCTATAAATCAACGTCCAAATCTTTgactaaataaaaatgctattgCTACCATTCTATTCATAAATGTTTTGTactgcgattctctaccactatcgactaccgacaacagcGACTCTaccgggcgtcgtaagaactattttatcagtacattttaatgccaacctttcgatacttgacagtaccgactgtagagaatcgcaacTGAACTTAAGTACTTAGGTTATGTTTTGAAAGGTTTAAAAAAGTCAAGGcgaattaaacatttattttggcTGCTACAAACATCATTAtatatgtttctaaaaataattgcctagtaaagtttgtttgtcaAGACTtctcatataatttattttgagataACAAATCTTACTTAGCAAGCAAACAAAATCTAATTCTGTCTATTTGCAGATATAATATTGAACAGCCATTAATAATCTTACTCTTATCAAAATAAGAAGAATGGTGTTTTCTTACACAAAGTTTTTTGAAAAACtctcacacggtcatttgaatCTAAAGCTCGtactatgataataatatgaaatgatACCAGACAGTAACTAATAAACAAACTTGTaaccttctaaataaatatttataaactagcttTCTCGCAGCTTTGCCTGCTGTGGAATTTCACTTCCTCCGGGGGAACTTCCAAAAATCATCTCTTAGTGCTCTTCTACACTTCATAAGGAATATTCATACCAAGTTAAaattttctacgctcagtaCTTTCGGCTGTACGTTGTCCaacagtcagtcactcagtaacggaacaGTTTTAtaggtatgtttgtttatttttaagacaacttccgcaataagaattacttttgtgtcgcggggtcttttacaagcacacaaataaaacttttacaaataaaacaaacagaaaccagatccgaaacaattatttttagatcGCACAAATTCGCAATtatcccgtgtgggaatcgaacccacgacctcccgagaAACCAGCGTgatgacctaaaccactgcgccatggaagCAGTCAAGTCAGTAATAtgttgatttataaaaaaatgtagaggTAAAAAGATAGTCCCTAGTCCTAATTCTAgtgaataaatagtttatttcgCATTCTCTGGTCCATAAGTCACCGTAGTGATTCTGATTAATGAATATATGATTTATATTCTAACCGCGATACGTATGgagcatataaaaatattttgatggaaATAGAACATGTTTGGAATacaatatagtatagataagtgaTTTTTGTGAgagaataaacaataataatcatttttctATTAAGTAACGATGTAATAGGTTGATGATGTGAACAAAATTCTTAGTATTGAAGACTTTTgggttttaattaatattctgtaCGTGAAGTTTATTAGTGCGGGGTGACTTTGACCGTTTATATAATTCTGATAttcaattttatacatacataatatcacgccttttctcatatgggtaggcagagaccaagaCTTGGACTTCCTAACTTCcacttaatatttactttagtatttattataattcgaaaaacataaaaacgttaaaaaataacgTTGTAATTCGATGCTTACGTAAAAGATGATAGCTTAGACGAAAATATATTCTCGTACATAATCCAtatagttataaattataatattggaaCCTTCAAAATCACAAAAGCTCAGAAAAGGTAAACGGAATTTGTTTAAAAGTAGTATTTAAAACGTAAAGTAAAAAAGATTATAACACCATGCCTTCAATATTCTTCATAAAATCTTATTACAAAGATAACCCCTCttaatactaaaaaaactataaataaagcaTGCCAACAAGCGCAAATTTACTTGCTATGTAGATGATGACGCTGAACTCTATGATGCTGGGCAGAGAGCCTCGCTCGCGCTCCTTCCAATAGTCCACTAAGTCTTGCAGCCAGGTGATGCCTGACCATTCCAGTACTAGGTAGTCTGCGCGCTGGGATGCTAGAGATAGGAGAGCTGGaatacgaaaaatttattttaaaattaagaattaaatagttcatgaataaaatatacttataacatACAGTTTTCTTAGTGAaagttactatattttattttattgtatggttaggtccctagcgtcaaagttgttcaagccaccggAAAGaccttttgacatggcttaacaactgataccttaattgacaacaaccgagaacCAGgtagacgctcagttcaaataccaccatgaggtgacctatctatagaatgcttaatccacagattaTTTTCCGACCGGTTAAATTTAATCAGATGCATTTTATAGATACAAAAACCTTAAGTGCAGTTTAGCCGATACAAAAGGCAATGCAAGGGCAATGCATGCTCGCCATCATTACCATATAATGTTAGGTAATAAAGTTGCAACCCGAAAGTATCAAAGAGTAGATACAAAAATACccagtttaaattttattcggGAACAAAAATCTCATTCATCAACAAAATCATTGTACCGGGGAACCGCAACTTAATAATTCTAGCATAGTTGCAGAGTATTTTATCACTATATTCTATTTCTAGACATCAGTAAAGTTCCGTTTATTCAGTCTATCTCTTAGAAAAATCATAACGAATAtctaatatttacttttcattaatttaCGATGTATGTGAATAGGTACGGTATtctttgaagttatttttagatGATGTAGTAGATACACGgaaattgtttaaaacttaGTTCTGATTTTGATTATTTAACTCATATCGAATGTTTTTCAGCAGTTCATTGAACTCACTAAAATAAGTACGTAATTGATGTCAGTTAATTGGAGCAATATTGATTTGCGAGACttaacaattttacaaatttgCCTCATTTAGCTAACACCATTTAACAAAATTGACATCAGTTTTTAggtctaatataaaaatattattttgcttatttAGTTCTGTTGTAGAGGCTTGTGAAAAAGTGTTTTCACAGCGAGTAATATTTGCACATTATAAATGCATTTTAGtagtgaataataattatattcgttacaaatttaatattcctGTATAACAACCACCTGAAACGTCTGCACTGATAtagacacaggccaatgattaTGATAAATTTTACTAGTGTGTTTTGTCCTCCAAAGATAAGGATATTCAAGAACTGACACATTACCTCGGTTTTACCGTTTAAAAAGCGCCCGTGTATTTTTAGCTGCGTATGAAAGTTTCGCGAAACTAactttttcatttcatattcGTATGAAAGCATCCATTACTGGACGAGTCTGAGTATGGCGGATTTGTGTCATTCATGAGATGAGATTAAAATCTGAGTACCTCGCGGTTAATCAGGGAATGAGTCGTATGAATTTGGCGTCATTTGAGTTAAGACAATTAGTCTCCGGGTCTAGAGGGTAATATCCTGAACAGGACTCTGTAATTGAGTAATTATAGCCGTTTGGGTCAATGAAACTAATTTTGTATCGAACGTGACGAGACTGATAATATTGTAGACGGAATTTTGAACGGCAGTAGCTTGATATAAAAGAAAAGACGTGGACCAAATGCCTTAGACTGTGCAGGTTATTACGAGTTTATCTccgaattttaataaataactgtcgGTCACTATTCACTCTCTCTTCTTCATAGAATATTTCGTTGATTTCTAGTTATTCTCAAATggaaaactttatttactttataatgcTATCTGACCTTGCTTAccatttaaatgttttctaagagaaacacaaaaatgtcttttaaCGCCTCGCGATAACGCAACGGCATTACAAACGTCAGCCCGTAACTTAAACGTTTCAGCGCAAATCCCCATTTTACGTGCATTACGTGCGTGTGtttgtttaactttttattcCAGAAAAAGGACTACCATTTAGTTCttataacatacgtaatatcattTCAAAAGTTACTctacttataaaattatggGAAGAGATTAGTATCTTTCGAAATATTTAGACACTACTGAATGGCGTTCGATAGGGCTTGCTTAAATAAAATCTGTAGTGGTTAAtgccaaaatataatattacgtgTATCAAGTTTAGTAAATTCTAAAAGAAATAGGAAAAATACTGAAGAACCACCCACGTTGCTATGAGCTACACAATtcattttcaaagttttaataGCTACTGTATTGGCACATACATAAGTGAATCATCGCAAATCGTATATCGTACAATCAACAAACACCTATGTAGGTGTCGACAGGACGGTGAAAACTAGTTTCTATCTACATAATTCTACATCAGTTAACAAAAGCACTTTGTTTTGAGATTATATCAATtgagtatttataaatatgttactgtaaaagcccgaacggtggtaaatcctaagattttccggtataacctaagatttaccaactcgcaatggtaaaagtccgaacgattcttttatttcgaacttttacctatattcacttgatgatgtcgagatgtcgccggagccccgcttcgcggggctcctccttctgggtggttaaaaaaaaataaccacgaaggctaaggtgggagcttcgcttcgctcgctcccaccttagccttctaacctaacctacccatgtcgctttgcccaaaactccttctttataagtttgtcacagtatataattataccgtgaaatggttataaacatagttatgaagaaggatttttttatatatcgtaacatagtttttaaactctggcttgttcggacttttaccattcagagttggtaaatcttaggttttaccggaaaatcttaggatttaccacagttcgggcttttacagtaacatatacaatgTATATCACTGTGACTAATGTTAGCTGATAGTGTATTCAATAATAGATTTAAAAGGGCACCCACACGGGCAAAATTCTATGAATTTCATAGGGTTTTCAACTTTGTCCAAATTTTTCTTAGTTGTAtgtatgactagctgacccgcgcaacttcgcttgcgtcacgtaagagagaatgggtcataattttccccgtttttgcaacatttttcgttactactccgctcttaatggccgtagcgtgatgatatatagcctataaccttcctcgataaatgggctatctaatagtgaacgaattttttaaatcggaccagtagttcctgagattagcgcgttcaaacaaacaaacaaacaaacaaacaaacaaacaaacaaactcttcagctttataatattagtatagatagagtTGCTGTGAATAACGAAGTTTTGTATGTTGTCCCTGAGTACTTTTGCATCCTGTTTTTGAATTTTCGTTTTAATACTTACCACATAATAAGAAATTCACATTCATTGATTAcctaaaaacaattataatttctgGTCTCTGGTTTCCTTGTCGCCTTTGATTTCGTTATTGTTGCTCGCtttgtttttgttagtaatttaggcatatcttaaattaataatattgaagtatAATTCGAGATAGACGTTATATGACCGTCAGACAGGTAGTTGCCAAAATAAGTTCAAGTTTTCTATAAACGCGAATAGctctttaaaagtaaaaaataataacggttAAGAATACTTACTAAGGAATAGCATGTAAGAAGAGCTATGACAGATGAACTTGACGAAGGGTTTCTTCATAAACCTGCCGTACTCTGAGTTTGGTGCTAACATGTAGATAGTGCAATATACCGGGAACATTACGCCTAGTTTCGCCACCTACGAACAAAATAAAGAAGCATTGTATCTTTAGGTTTAGCTGAAATAGGGTTAAAGGATTGATTGTAACCATCATGAGAAAAAAGCTAGAAAAACATCTATCCCATGCACTTTGCAAATTATGGTCATTTAAGAAAAACCTAGAAATTTGGTCAAACTGGGTGTTTTTgttcatttaaattttgaatCCCTTAATACCTAGGTTTTTCTCAAATGCCCATAATTTTCAAAGGGCATGGGATAGatgtttttctgtttttttttcctta harbors:
- the trp gene encoding transient receptor potential isoform X2; this translates as MTGMNRGSREELLGSSQEALRNSHNDLRQVYERPLTKEEKTFLLHADRGDYATVKKLIEQFTSQPDILDINCVDPLNRSALIAAIENENIELIKLLLLSGIKVKDALLHAIKEEYVEAVELLLQWEEENHVSGEPYSWESVDPASATFTPDITPLILAAHRNHYEILKILLDRGATLPVPHDVKCGCDECVKSSQEDSLRHSQARINAYRALSSPSLIALSSADPLLTAFQLSWELGRLSRMETEFRVEYKALRQQCQEFATSLLDHTRTSRELETMLNYNPWDVDCWEPGERQTLGRLKLAIKYKQKMFVAHPNVQQLLGAIWYEGLPGFKRKNIVGQCIQVAKLGVMFPVYCTIYMLAPNSEYGRFMKKPFVKFICHSSSYMLFLTLLSLASQRADYLVLEWSGITWLQDLVDYWKERERGSLPSIIEFSVIIYIASLIWAEIRSLWTGGITEYISDLWNIVDFITNAFYIAWISLRFSSWYIVQRDYNSGMDPWYPREKWDSYDPMLLSEGAFAAGMIFSFLKLVHIFSINPYLGPLQVSLGRMILDILKFFFVYMLVLFAFGCGLNQLMWYYAELEKNKCYHLPNGFPDFDGQERACTIWRRYANLFETSQSLFWASFGLVDLTTFELTGIKSFTRFWALLTFGSYSVINIIVLLNMLIAMMSNSYQIISERSDTEWKFARSNLWMSYFEDGDTVPPPFNIIPTPKHVTGWIKQCFVNRDRGSIINKSREKARQEHEAVMRVLVRRYVTAEQRARDEVGVTEDDVMEIRQDISTLRYELIDILHNNGMKTPRITMQDATIAGKKGKVMERRILKDFHIGIVEGIIKDVISKESKPKDVFSQIAKAIVRRGSTDSKKRDWNALVRTNTVRRDPIGTSEAAETRRSRQSLRAHILENISTRTIDPQKLLEYNPQLSIVSPTTRVAYAKFMRSKIKAEFIKRENRGRSDSEFSLEDEVFETPKKRASCKRCSARSFRSRTPIPETSDDEGLKDNEIEVEADIEDKGSEGGSEQTRPLKSSSQEPSEPSTPAYDPASGSRLPPPAEFSSDHVITIEPDTPTRSLYITQEEDSNLQKPITPTPSVHSEQILSASNLETEYNKMVEAPIVTVTPDPSEDRPRSRASVSTPRSARVSPSPTPSYGRDKGKSVVTGKVVSGWL
- the trp gene encoding transient receptor potential isoform X1; its protein translation is MCLFQTGMNRGSREELLGSSQEALRNSHNDLRQVYERPLTKEEKTFLLHADRGDYATVKKLIEQFTSQPDILDINCVDPLNRSALIAAIENENIELIKLLLLSGIKVKDALLHAIKEEYVEAVELLLQWEEENHVSGEPYSWESVDPASATFTPDITPLILAAHRNHYEILKILLDRGATLPVPHDVKCGCDECVKSSQEDSLRHSQARINAYRALSSPSLIALSSADPLLTAFQLSWELGRLSRMETEFRVEYKALRQQCQEFATSLLDHTRTSRELETMLNYNPWDVDCWEPGERQTLGRLKLAIKYKQKMFVAHPNVQQLLGAIWYEGLPGFKRKNIVGQCIQVAKLGVMFPVYCTIYMLAPNSEYGRFMKKPFVKFICHSSSYMLFLTLLSLASQRADYLVLEWSGITWLQDLVDYWKERERGSLPSIIEFSVIIYIASLIWAEIRSLWTGGITEYISDLWNIVDFITNAFYIAWISLRFSSWYIVQRDYNSGMDPWYPREKWDSYDPMLLSEGAFAAGMIFSFLKLVHIFSINPYLGPLQVSLGRMILDILKFFFVYMLVLFAFGCGLNQLMWYYAELEKNKCYHLPNGFPDFDGQERACTIWRRYANLFETSQSLFWASFGLVDLTTFELTGIKSFTRFWALLTFGSYSVINIIVLLNMLIAMMSNSYQIISERSDTEWKFARSNLWMSYFEDGDTVPPPFNIIPTPKHVTGWIKQCFVNRDRGSIINKSREKARQEHEAVMRVLVRRYVTAEQRARDEVGVTEDDVMEIRQDISTLRYELIDILHNNGMKTPRITMQDATIAGKKGKVMERRILKDFHIGIVEGIIKDVISKESKPKDVFSQIAKAIVRRGSTDSKKRDWNALVRTNTVRRDPIGTSEAAETRRSRQSLRAHILENISTRTIDPQKLLEYNPQLSIVSPTTRVAYAKFMRSKIKAEFIKRENRGRSDSEFSLEDEVFETPKKRASCKRCSARSFRSRTPIPETSDDEGLKDNEIEVEADIEDKGSEGGSEQTRPLKSSSQEPSEPSTPAYDPASGSRLPPPAEFSSDHVITIEPDTPTRSLYITQEEDSNLQKPITPTPSVHSEQILSASNLETEYNKMVEAPIVTVTPDPSEDRPRSRASVSTPRSARVSPSPTPSYGRDKGKSVVTGKVVSGWL